The Rhabdothermincola salaria genomic interval TGGCGGTGCGTTCGGCGGGGTCGGCACCCACCCCGAAGGTCATGGCGGCCAGGTCGGTGACCCCGGCATCGGCGTAGGACGCCAGACGGGCGGCCACCTCCTCTTCGGTGCCGATGACGGCGACCTGCTCCGGGGCACCCGTCTCGCCCAGCGCCAGCACCCGCGCGTAGGTGGGGATCTCGCGGTACATGGCGTAGCGGCGGGCCGCCACCGCCAATCCCTCCTCCCGGTCCGAGCAGACCGCCACGGGCAGGCCGGCCACGACCCGCGGCAGCGGTCGCCCGACCGATTCGGCCGCCGCCGCGAGGCGAGGGACCACGTGGTCGGCGTGCGTGCGCTCGTCGCACATCCAGGTGATGGTGCCTGCCGCTCGCTCACCGGCGAGGCGCAGCATCAGCGGGGCCAGGGCGGCGAGCAGCAGGGGCACCGGACGGGCCCCGGGGACGGCCAGGATGGCCTCCACGGGAAAGCGCTCGCCCTCGTGGTGGACCCTCCCGCCCATGGCGCCGGCGGTGCCGTCGACCACCTCGCGCTGGGCCTGGTTGGCCGCCTCCAGCACGGCGACGTACTCCCGCACGTGGTGGATGACGCCGTCGTAGTCCGCGCCGTACCAGTTCTCGGCGACGCTGCGGTGGCTGGGACCGATGCCCAGCAGGAGCCGGCCGTCGCAGGCGGCCTGGGTGGTCAGGGCGTGCTGGGCGAGGCCGTAGGGGTGGTGGGACCAGGTGGGGACGACCGCCGTGCCGAGCTCGATGCGCGACGTCGCCCGGCCGGCGACGGCCAGGGCGGTGAGGGCATCGAGGCTCCAGGGGACGTGGGGTACCCACCCGGCGTGCAGTCCGTGCTCCTCGGCCCACACCGCCCGGGCCACGACGTCGTCGATGTCGGATCCACCCGGTCCCGTCTCGGCGACGAACAGTCCGATGCGCACCGGTTC includes:
- a CDS encoding TIGR03564 family F420-dependent LLM class oxidoreductase, encoding MRIGLFVAETGPGGSDIDDVVARAVWAEEHGLHAGWVPHVPWSLDALTALAVAGRATSRIELGTAVVPTWSHHPYGLAQHALTTQAACDGRLLLGIGPSHRSVAENWYGADYDGVIHHVREYVAVLEAANQAQREVVDGTAGAMGGRVHHEGERFPVEAILAVPGARPVPLLLAALAPLMLRLAGERAAGTITWMCDERTHADHVVPRLAAAAESVGRPLPRVVAGLPVAVCSDREEGLAVAARRYAMYREIPTYARVLALGETGAPEQVAVIGTEEEVAARLASYADAGVTDLAAMTFGVGADPAERTANHDRTLTLLADLARR